From the genome of Deinococcus sp. JMULE3, one region includes:
- a CDS encoding GNAT family N-acetyltransferase: MPVTLQSVQPGHAAALRALTLPAAQADFTTHPAELLHSVPGDPQRQLITVLRGGEVAGAFVLAVGEHRDRYLTAPDPDAVALSSLSVDAAQQGRGVGTAAMVALPGLVRTLYPQALRVILVVNQRNPGARRVYEKAGFQVTATREGRIGPQWVMTLPLD; encoded by the coding sequence ATGCCGGTCACCCTCCAGTCCGTCCAGCCGGGTCACGCCGCCGCCCTGCGCGCCCTGACGCTCCCCGCCGCGCAGGCCGACTTCACCACCCACCCGGCCGAGCTGCTGCACAGCGTGCCGGGCGACCCGCAGCGGCAGCTGATCACGGTGCTACGCGGGGGCGAGGTCGCCGGGGCCTTCGTACTGGCGGTCGGGGAGCACCGCGACCGGTACCTGACAGCCCCCGACCCGGACGCGGTGGCACTCTCGTCCCTGAGTGTGGACGCGGCGCAGCAGGGGCGCGGCGTGGGTACGGCCGCCATGGTGGCCCTGCCGGGACTCGTGCGGACGCTGTACCCGCAGGCGCTGCGGGTGATTCTGGTCGTGAACCAGCGCAACCCTGGTGCGCGGCGCGTGTACGAGAAGGCGGGCTTTCAGGTGACCGCCACCCGCGAGGGCCGCATCGGGCCGCAGTGGGTGATGACGCTGCCGCTGGACTGA
- a CDS encoding quinone-dependent dihydroorotate dehydrogenase — protein sequence MYRSLIKPLLFRLDAEDAHHLTIGLMDAASRVPAWPALARRVTAPASPMLEQTLWGQHFASPVGLAAGLDKNGVAVPAFTALGFGFLEVGTVTPLPQPGNDRPRLFRLPEDGALINRMGFNNAGMTDLHARLSALGARPAPVWVNIGKNKVTANEDAAQDYRRCVAALQDVADAFVVNVSSPNTPGLRALQGADDLGALVREVLQEVEAQRVRTLKAPPVLVKLAPDLHPADFEASVDAAVSAGASGLIISNTTLSRDGLTHPNQQETGGLSGRPLTRRATELVRAAYRQTGGRVPIVGVGGIFTAQDAYNRIRAGATLTEVYSALIFEGPGLVRDLNTGLARLLARDGFTHVREAVGTAS from the coding sequence GTGTACCGTTCGCTGATCAAGCCGCTGCTGTTCCGCCTGGACGCGGAGGACGCCCACCACCTCACGATCGGCCTGATGGACGCCGCGTCCCGCGTGCCCGCCTGGCCCGCGCTGGCGCGGCGCGTGACGGCACCTGCGTCCCCCATGCTGGAGCAGACCCTGTGGGGGCAGCACTTCGCGTCCCCGGTGGGCCTCGCGGCGGGCCTGGACAAGAACGGCGTGGCCGTCCCGGCGTTCACGGCGCTGGGCTTCGGCTTCCTGGAGGTCGGGACTGTCACGCCCCTGCCGCAGCCCGGCAACGACCGCCCGCGCCTGTTCCGCCTGCCGGAGGACGGAGCGCTGATCAACCGCATGGGCTTCAACAACGCTGGGATGACCGACCTGCACGCCCGCCTGAGCGCGCTGGGCGCGCGGCCCGCGCCGGTGTGGGTGAACATCGGGAAGAACAAGGTCACCGCGAACGAGGACGCCGCGCAGGACTACCGCCGCTGCGTCGCCGCGCTGCAGGACGTCGCGGACGCCTTCGTGGTGAACGTCAGTAGCCCCAACACGCCCGGCCTGCGCGCGTTGCAGGGCGCGGACGACCTGGGCGCCCTGGTGCGCGAGGTCCTGCAGGAGGTCGAGGCGCAGCGCGTGCGGACCCTGAAGGCCCCCCCGGTCCTCGTGAAACTCGCCCCGGACCTCCACCCGGCCGATTTCGAGGCCAGCGTGGACGCCGCCGTCAGCGCGGGCGCGTCGGGCCTGATCATCAGCAACACCACCCTGTCCCGCGACGGCCTGACCCACCCCAACCAGCAGGAAACGGGTGGCCTGAGCGGACGGCCACTCACGCGCCGCGCCACCGAACTCGTGCGCGCCGCGTACCGGCAGACCGGCGGGCGCGTCCCCATCGTCGGCGTGGGCGGCATCTTCACCGCGCAGGACGCGTACAACCGCATCCGTGCCGGGGCCACCCTGACCGAGGTGTACTCCGCCCTGATCTTCGAGGGGCCCGGTCTCGTGCGCGACCTGAACACCGGCCTCGCCCGCCTGCTGGCCCGCGACGGCTTCACGCACGTCCGCGAGGCCGTCGGCACCGCGAGCTGA
- a CDS encoding nucleotidyltransferase family protein: protein MPTPPRQPVAGVLLAAGRSTRMGRPKQLEPLAGRPLVRHAAQALADGGHDALLCVIPPGTVGDGIRAALTGLPFTFVVNPDPARGLGSSFRAAVTALPGGLDGGLAAVNFALADMPLLGGAQHTALITAFHESGAPVVLARYAEPGVEPVRAPPHLFRADLLRAMQDTPDTDHGPRDLIRAHAAQAVTLTFPARLLLDVDTPDALAQAEALLAGHQNF from the coding sequence ATGCCCACCCCACCCCGACAGCCGGTCGCCGGCGTCCTGCTGGCCGCCGGGCGCAGCACCCGTATGGGCCGCCCCAAGCAACTCGAACCGCTGGCGGGGCGGCCCCTGGTCCGGCACGCCGCGCAGGCCCTCGCGGACGGCGGGCACGACGCGCTGCTGTGCGTCATCCCGCCCGGCACGGTCGGGGACGGCATCCGCGCGGCCCTGACGGGACTGCCGTTCACGTTCGTGGTAAACCCCGACCCCGCGCGCGGCCTGGGCAGTTCCTTCCGCGCCGCCGTGACCGCGCTGCCGGGCGGCCTGGACGGCGGGCTGGCCGCCGTGAACTTCGCGCTGGCGGACATGCCGCTGCTGGGCGGCGCGCAGCACACCGCGCTGATCACCGCGTTCCACGAGAGCGGCGCGCCCGTCGTCCTCGCCCGCTACGCCGAGCCCGGCGTGGAACCGGTCCGGGCGCCCCCGCACCTGTTCCGCGCGGACCTGCTGCGCGCCATGCAGGACACCCCGGACACCGACCACGGCCCCCGCGACCTGATCCGCGCGCACGCCGCGCAGGCCGTCACCCTGACCTTCCCCGCGCGGCTCCTGCTGGACGTGGACACCCCGGACGCCCTGGCCCAGGCCGAGGCACTGCTCGCCGGGCATCAGAACTTCTGA
- a CDS encoding carbon monoxide dehydrogenase subunit G → MKLSYSGQEKVQAPPAAVWAFVQDPERVARCLPDVQEVVVHDQTHMDATVQVGVGMVRGKFKFKIEVLPDAAANRVNVKVQGGGLGSVVDLTAGANVVDNGDGTTTLDWTGDATMRGPVATVGGRLLDAQAQKLISKTFENMSANVGASAGTLA, encoded by the coding sequence ATGAAACTCAGTTACTCAGGTCAGGAGAAGGTGCAGGCGCCGCCCGCCGCCGTGTGGGCGTTCGTGCAGGACCCGGAGCGGGTGGCGCGCTGCCTGCCGGACGTGCAGGAGGTCGTCGTGCACGACCAGACGCACATGGACGCCACCGTGCAGGTGGGTGTGGGCATGGTGCGCGGGAAGTTCAAGTTCAAGATCGAGGTGCTGCCCGACGCGGCGGCGAACCGCGTGAACGTGAAGGTGCAGGGCGGCGGGCTGGGCAGCGTCGTGGACCTGACGGCGGGTGCGAACGTCGTGGACAACGGGGACGGCACGACCACCCTGGACTGGACCGGGGACGCGACCATGCGCGGCCCGGTGGCGACGGTGGGCGGGCGGCTGCTGGACGCGCAGGCGCAGAAGCTGATCTCGAAGACCTTCGAGAACATGAGCGCGAACGTGGGCGCGTCCGCCGGGACGCTGGCGTAA
- a CDS encoding AAA family ATPase, whose product MKEIQTAFQARGYVAGDALATSLRLVVGLGKPLLLEGPAGVGKTEAAKTLADVLGTRLIRLQCYEGLDAQSALYEWNYARQLLHLRAAELRGAGVGDDDLYGETFLMPRPLLQAIREPNSAVLLIDEIDRADDAFEAFLLELLAEWQITVPELGTLSAVSRPHVILTSNRSRELSDALRRRCLYHWTEYPSRAQELQIVLSRLPGINETLARQVTDAVHALRALPLGKTPGVAETLDWAAALISLHADHLDAESLQATLGAVLKLREDQLLAAPTLQGVAAQAQARG is encoded by the coding sequence GTGAAGGAGATCCAGACGGCGTTCCAGGCGCGCGGGTACGTGGCGGGGGACGCCCTGGCGACCTCGCTGCGGCTGGTGGTGGGGCTGGGTAAGCCGCTGCTGCTGGAGGGTCCGGCGGGCGTCGGGAAGACCGAGGCGGCCAAGACCCTGGCGGACGTGCTGGGCACCCGCCTGATCCGCCTGCAGTGCTACGAGGGCCTGGACGCGCAGTCGGCGCTGTACGAATGGAACTACGCGCGGCAGCTGCTGCACCTGCGCGCGGCGGAACTGCGTGGCGCAGGGGTGGGCGACGACGACCTGTACGGCGAGACGTTCCTGATGCCCCGCCCGCTGCTGCAGGCGATCCGCGAGCCGAACTCGGCGGTGCTGCTGATCGACGAGATCGACCGCGCCGACGACGCCTTCGAGGCGTTCCTGCTGGAACTGCTGGCCGAGTGGCAGATCACCGTGCCGGAACTGGGGACCCTCTCGGCGGTCAGTCGCCCGCACGTGATCCTCACGAGCAACCGCTCGCGGGAACTGAGTGACGCGCTGCGCCGCCGCTGCCTGTACCACTGGACGGAGTACCCCAGCCGCGCGCAGGAACTGCAGATCGTGCTGTCGCGCCTGCCAGGCATCAACGAGACGCTGGCGCGGCAGGTGACGGACGCCGTGCACGCCCTGCGGGCGCTGCCGCTGGGCAAGACGCCGGGCGTCGCCGAGACGCTCGACTGGGCGGCGGCGCTGATCAGCCTGCACGCCGATCATCTGGATGCCGAGTCCCTGCAGGCGACGCTGGGGGCGGTGCTGAAGCTGCGCGAGGATCAGCTGCTGGCCGCGCCGACGTTGCAGGGGGTGGCGGCGCAGGCGCAGGCGCGTGGCTGA
- the sugE gene encoding quaternary ammonium compound efflux SMR transporter SugE — MAWTLLIIAGLLEVGWAIGLKYTEGFTRPVPTALTLLSMVASMGLLGLAAKTLPIGTAYGVWVGIGAVGAAILGIVLFHESVTPARVAFMILMIVSIIGLKATSGH; from the coding sequence ATGGCATGGACTCTGCTCATCATCGCCGGACTGCTCGAAGTCGGCTGGGCCATCGGCCTGAAGTACACCGAGGGGTTCACCCGTCCCGTCCCCACCGCCCTGACCCTGCTGAGCATGGTCGCCAGCATGGGCCTGCTGGGCCTCGCTGCCAAGACCCTCCCGATCGGCACCGCGTACGGCGTGTGGGTCGGCATCGGCGCGGTCGGCGCGGCCATTCTGGGCATCGTGTTGTTCCACGAGAGCGTCACGCCCGCCCGCGTGGCGTTCATGATCCTGATGATCGTGTCCATCATCGGCCTGAAAGCCACCAGCGGCCACTGA
- a CDS encoding Rrf2 family transcriptional regulator gives MWVSTKAQYGLRALIEIARGDGNAVPLKDVAERQGISQHYLEQIASNLRRAGFIKSIRGAHGGYRLARAARDISAYDVVTAMEGSIAPVSCVEDDHICDSQNVCGTQSLWYRVDAALRDVLGGTTLADLIEDSNRQQHARLVQIDPSYPHLG, from the coding sequence ATGTGGGTGTCGACGAAAGCACAGTACGGCCTGCGCGCCCTGATCGAGATCGCGCGTGGTGACGGCAACGCCGTGCCCCTCAAGGACGTCGCCGAACGCCAGGGCATCAGCCAGCACTACCTGGAGCAGATCGCCAGCAACCTGCGCCGCGCCGGGTTCATCAAGAGCATCCGCGGCGCGCACGGCGGCTACCGGCTCGCGCGGGCCGCGCGGGACATCAGCGCGTACGACGTCGTGACCGCCATGGAGGGCAGCATCGCGCCCGTGTCCTGCGTCGAGGACGACCACATCTGCGACAGCCAGAACGTGTGCGGCACCCAGAGCCTGTGGTACCGCGTGGACGCCGCGCTGCGCGACGTGCTGGGCGGCACCACCCTCGCGGACCTGATCGAGGACAGCAACCGCCAGCAGCACGCCCGCCTCGTGCAGATCGACCCCAGCTACCCGCACCTGGGCTGA